The stretch of DNA GGCGAGCAACAGCGGCTCCTCGTGGGCGTGGACCCCTGCAATAAGCTCTGCAAGATCATGTTGTCCTGTCCCAATGCCGGGCTGGAGCAGGCCCTTGACGCGAGCGGCGTGCGCGCCTTCCCCGACGTGGCCGAGCAGGTCCTCCTCCGCTTCGAGAACGCCGGCATGCTCGCCTACCGCTTCTTCGACTGGGCCCGCCGGCAGCAGCGCGGCTATGCCCACACCGTCCGCGCCTACCACGCCATGATCGCCGCACTCGCCAAGATCCGCCAGTACAAGCTCATGTGGGACCTCGTTGCCGCCATGCGCACCCAGGGCGCCCTCAACGTCGAGACCTTCTGCGTCATCATGCGCAAGTACGCCCGCGCCcacaaggtggaggagaccctgtacACCTTCGACGTCATGGATAAGTACGGTGTAGCGCCCAACCTGGCGGCGTTCGGCGGCCTGCTCGGTGCGCTCTGCAAGTCGAAGAACGTCAGGAAGGCCCAGGAGGTGTTCGACAAAATGCGCAACCGGTTCGAGCCCGACGCGAAGACCTACAGTATCCTGCTCGAAGGGTGGGGAAGGGCGCCCAATCTGCCCAAGATGCGGGAAGTCTACCAAGAAATGCTGGACAGGGGTTGCGAACCAGATATAGTCACCTATGGAATTATAGTCGATGCACTGTGTAAGGCAGGACGGATGGAGGAAGCTGTCGATGTAGTTAGGGACATGAGCCACAGGGTTTGCCCGCCGACACCCTTCATCTATAGTGTGTTGGTGCACACGTATGGGGTCGAGAAGAGGATAGAGGATGCCGTAGATACATTCTTGGAGATGGAGAGAAATGGAGTTAAGCCCGATGTCGTCGTGTACAATGCACTGGTTGGTGCATTTTGTAAGGCAAACAAGTTTGAAAATGCATTTAGTGTGGTGGGAGATATGGAGGATAAAGGCATCACCCCGGTCGCAAGGACTTTTAATATCATATTGAACAGCTTGATAACTGCTCAGAGATACGAGGAGGCATATAGGGTTTTTCGCCGCATGATAAAATGCTGTGAACCTGACTCAGATACCTACACCATGATGATAAAGATGTTCTGTGAAACCGACAAGTTGGAGATGGCTTTGAAGGTATGGAAGTACATGGGCAAGAAGCAATTCCTCCCAAGCATGCACACTTTTTCTGTCCTAATCAATGGGCTCTGCGAGAAGGGCGAACTGAACCGGGCTTGTGTAATGTTAGAAGATATGATTGAAAAGGGTATCAGACCACCAGGTACAACATTTGGAAAATTGAGACAGTTGTTGCTGAAAGAGAGGAGGGAAGATGTGCTTAAATTTCTTGTGGACAAGATGAATGTTCTGATTCAAGAACCTTTATGTGATTGAGAGCACATGGTGTTGGATCATATAACCCAATCGTGTGAATTCTTGTCTAGCAGAAAAATATCAAGGCAACCAGCTACCTGACAAAGAAGTGAATATTGAGTTATTTAGCTTCATGATGGTAACATGAGGTTGGAGCTACATGTATGATTTGCTCAAGACCCTAACAAATCACTAAATTTTCAGGTCAGTGTTTCATGAGGTTGGGCTCTGCGAGAAGGGTGAACTGAACCGGGCTTGTGTCATGTTAGAAGATATGATTGAAAAGGGTATCAGACCACCAGGTACAACATTTGGAAAATTGAGACAGTTGTTGCGGAAAGAGGGGAGGGAAGATGTGCTTGAATTTCTTGTGGACAAGATGAATGTTCTGATTCAAGAACCTTTATGTG from Musa acuminata AAA Group cultivar baxijiao chromosome BXJ2-11, Cavendish_Baxijiao_AAA, whole genome shotgun sequence encodes:
- the LOC135627226 gene encoding pentatricopeptide repeat-containing protein At1g77360, mitochondrial-like, with translation MMRPRTSSCTKFWRATTKTTPPTARSMSSSGSGEQQRLLVGVDPCNKLCKIMLSCPNAGLEQALDASGVRAFPDVAEQVLLRFENAGMLAYRFFDWARRQQRGYAHTVRAYHAMIAALAKIRQYKLMWDLVAAMRTQGALNVETFCVIMRKYARAHKVEETLYTFDVMDKYGVAPNLAAFGGLLGALCKSKNVRKAQEVFDKMRNRFEPDAKTYSILLEGWGRAPNLPKMREVYQEMLDRGCEPDIVTYGIIVDALCKAGRMEEAVDVVRDMSHRVCPPTPFIYSVLVHTYGVEKRIEDAVDTFLEMERNGVKPDVVVYNALVGAFCKANKFENAFSVVGDMEDKGITPVARTFNIILNSLITAQRYEEAYRVFRRMIKCCEPDSDTYTMMIKMFCETDKLEMALKVWKYMGKKQFLPSMHTFSVLINGLCEKGELNRACVMLEDMIEKGIRPPGTTFGKLRQLLLKERREDVLKFLVDKMNVLIQEPLCD